Part of the Zonotrichia albicollis isolate bZonAlb1 chromosome 2, bZonAlb1.hap1, whole genome shotgun sequence genome, TTAAAGGCATACCTACACCAGCAATATAAAGAAGAATTAATAAACCAGAGCTGTCTTTCCTTGTGGTTGTCCATGCTGAAGAGTTTGTCATGGATGAAGGAGCAGTGATGTTCTCGTGCACACTGTGGTCATCCCAGGCGAAGGGAGCTGCAGTTGTGAGGGAGAAGAGCCATGATGTGAGCAGCATCCAGGGCACCAGCCTGGCAATTCTCAGCTTCAGCCAGATGAAGAAAGACTGTGTGAAACTGGCAACCTTGATGCAATAGAAGACACTAAGCCAGGCTCCAAACCAGAGGCTGGAGTAGTTCAGAAACATATAGCCTGTCTTGATAAATCCAAAgatattttcttcaaaatagGAGGGTTCATAAAATATAGTTAAGAATAAATCTAGTATAATCCAGCATTGCAATGTAATTTTAGATGAACTCAGCAAGATCATGATCATATCATATGGGAGCCAGATTTTGCTCCCAATGCAGCTCGATGAACTGGCAGCCAagataattccatttcccagaaTTCCTGCCAGGGATTCAATTATAGCAATTGACAGACAAAGGAGAGCAAAAGATGTCATCCTTGCAACTGAAGAGCTTGTGATCATTACTCAGCTTCTCCTGGGCTCCTGAAAGCCTCAGATCTGGCGGGCACTCTAATGCCAGGGAGCTGTTATCGGCAATGGTCACCTATTTATCTCAGGGGCAGAAGTATCCTAATGTCATTTAACATTTCTGCTGTTTTACATCTTGTTTTGGGGTTGGTAGCTCAACTGATTTGTCTAAGCATGCAAATGAGGTCAAGATTCAATTACATAGCTTTCATTTTGCTGAAAGAATTTGCATTGGAAGGGTTATGGAGCAGGTGAACTGTGGTGTTTACAAATGTGGATTTGCACTCCAGGGTCTGGTGTACATCATGCCTAGATTTTTGTTTTATAGTTGATGCCTTCATGTCTCCCTTTGCTGCACTGTAATCTCTTTAGGGTTTTTGAGATATACTTGACATGGCCTCTTCTCTTTATCAGATATTTTCAAATTTGTCATGCAGAGAGGATTatcatgtttttcttttgtgtttggaGATATTAAAGCATTATAATTTTCCATTAGAACAGAGTGATTTCATAGTTGGTGTATATAATATGTGTTGAAGATAGTTTTATTAATATGAGAATAGTTAATTAGCTGGTCAGTTGCAGACAGAAAGGTCTCCCAGAGGACTGACGCTATGAGGAGCCTTCCAATATTTGTTGGCTTTCCCTCTTAGATTTCCAAACGTATGCTAAAAAACTGGTAACTACTTGATTAAATTTTATTGAAAGGAAGCTTTGGAGGGAAGATGTACTTAAAGAGGCAGGAAAACAGCACAAGAACTGCTTTTGAATGCCATGTGCATGAGGAATGTGGAATAAGGGAACATAGAACCAAATGGTGTGAAAGCTGCTGTTcagggtgtccctgctgagcagccGTGTGCCTCAGagctcaggcaggagcaggacagcacACACAGGTTGTGGGTTGAGCACAGCCCACGTGTTCTGCCTGTTGGTGTGGTCAGAGAGCTCTGAGGTTTGTTCCTGAAGGCCggtgaggggagagcagggaagggcagaggaTGGACCAACCCTCCCAACACGGGTGTCTcatggtgctgggctgggaaccAGCATGGTGACAATGCATGGTGCTGACAATGGCATGTCAGGGTGCCACTGCTGTGGGCTCAACTTCTACCATCCCTGTAAAATGGCATAAAAAATGTTAATGGAAGCCAGTGGTGTCACCTCTGGCATAGTTTCTGTCATGAGGGAAAGGAAGACTTCGTCTCAAGTTATTCTTTGACGTGGTATATTTTAATTTGCAGAATAGAGCAATTCAGGCACAGGCTCAGCTCAATTACAGGTACATTGCTTCACACAGATGGACAACATCCAAATGAGACATATTGAACCAGGATGGGCATAGTGAACACAAGGCCCAAGTCATGTATGTTTCTGGGTCAGTTACTTTAGAAGCATGCAAAGTCCCCCTGCAACTGAAAAGGGTCATGAAGCTCCAGTTCTGATGTAACAATATTGCAGTGACACAGATCATTATTTCAGCAAGAGGAGGAATATCAAAAGGAGGAATCTCAAAAGGCCATGTCATTCTTTCCTGAACCATGCTGGAATGTTAAAAACACCTTTAGAATCAGCAGATATTTTGCTAGAATTCAATCAGATTTGAAAATGATGAATGAGATATTCTGAAAATATTGGGAATTCTTCAGAATCCTCTTGAGAAGGTTTTAGTAACTAGAAACTGCATTGAAGCCTTATGTTCACGGAATGTGTCCGTGCCTGTGCTTATACATGTCTATTCTATTTGTATCAGGTGTTGTAACTTCAAGCATTCCAAGAGATTCCAATCTAGTCTGAGCCTTGGCCCTGATTTTCTGCTGCCTTAGGGAAACTGTGATGATTTCCAAGGAAATTAGAGCAAACAGTAGACAACATACACAATTATTCTTAACAAGACTGACATCCACAGAGAGCAAATTCCTACCTTCCTATTGACTGCTGATC contains:
- the LOC102068476 gene encoding taste receptor type 2 member 40-like; this encodes MTSFALLCLSIAIIESLAGILGNGIILAASSSSCIGSKIWLPYDMIMILLSSSKITLQCWIILDLFLTIFYEPSYFEENIFGFIKTGYMFLNYSSLWFGAWLSVFYCIKVASFTQSFFIWLKLRIARLVPWMLLTSWLFSLTTAAPFAWDDHSVHENITAPSSMTNSSAWTTTRKDSSGLLILLYIAGVGMPLILSVVSSVLLIRSLWIHTRCMQNNASGFRDPSLEAHMKAIKSVCSLLIFYVTYFVAFTFLLYNLFLRFSTPKSICIAVMAACPTAHTLVLIWSNPKFQELPARIWHHINCSVRITSM